A genomic window from Brevibacillus agri includes:
- a CDS encoding ABC transporter ATP-binding protein, producing the protein MQSFGLTVDQVSKTINDKTIVHPFSLRIEPGEVVALCGGNGAGKSTILRMLVGILRPTAGTIQLNGLTWEEQRVEYLQQIGYMPDHFSFSAGLTARETLEFYAALRNRTAEDADRMLKAVGLHDARNKRVTHFSKGMQQRLLFAQAILAKPALVVLDEPTNGLDPYWMDAFVDLVRELRLAGQSVIFSTHQLQVADAVADRAIFLMNGQIVRDDTIGSYQKQYGTVGLYGAFAELVSRAHA; encoded by the coding sequence GTGCAAAGCTTCGGACTTACCGTCGATCAGGTAAGCAAAACGATCAACGACAAAACGATTGTCCATCCTTTCAGCCTGCGCATCGAGCCTGGCGAAGTCGTCGCTCTGTGCGGCGGAAACGGCGCGGGCAAAAGCACGATCCTGCGCATGCTGGTCGGCATCCTCCGCCCCACTGCTGGCACGATCCAGCTCAACGGCCTGACCTGGGAGGAGCAGCGCGTCGAATACTTGCAGCAGATCGGGTATATGCCTGACCACTTCTCCTTCAGCGCTGGCCTGACCGCGCGAGAAACGTTGGAGTTTTACGCCGCCCTGCGCAACCGCACCGCCGAGGACGCCGACAGAATGCTGAAGGCGGTCGGCCTGCACGATGCCCGCAACAAGCGGGTGACGCACTTTTCCAAAGGGATGCAGCAGCGGCTGTTGTTCGCCCAGGCGATTCTGGCGAAGCCCGCGCTCGTCGTCCTGGACGAACCGACGAACGGCCTCGATCCTTACTGGATGGACGCCTTCGTCGACCTGGTGCGCGAGCTGCGGCTGGCGGGACAATCCGTCATCTTCTCGACGCACCAGCTCCAGGTCGCTGACGCGGTGGCGGACCGGGCGATTTTTCTCATGAACGGCCAAATCGTCCGCGACGACACGATTGGCAGCTACCAGAAGCAGTACGGGACCGTCGGCCTGTACGGCGCGTTTGCCGAGCTGGTATCGCGCGCGCATGCATAA
- a CDS encoding ABC transporter permease: MHINLIAKREVKVGFRNPWSYSFMALFSLFSLGLLIIQSQSYMKGYTYTTGTMLNLILYLLPLMTMLLSSFSLTAEKEEGSWQLLSTYAMTTSSFLVGKYAGQALVLIAIVSFGYGVSGVAGLLLGKSFAFSTLLFLLVFSICLILLFLGIAMVIGALCRNRWQALTMGVSIWFFYILAWPTLLISVLSFVPYTWIKPLLQIVTFFNPAEFVRIYSVTRLGGGAIFGPEYYKWIYWIDSALGDVCFVALCLLWIGATLWIATRAWERR; the protein is encoded by the coding sequence TTGCACATCAATCTGATCGCCAAACGGGAAGTGAAGGTAGGCTTCCGCAATCCGTGGTCCTACTCCTTCATGGCGCTGTTCTCCCTGTTTAGCCTGGGGCTGCTCATCATCCAGTCGCAGTCCTACATGAAAGGCTATACGTACACGACAGGCACCATGCTCAATCTGATCTTGTACCTGCTGCCGCTGATGACTATGCTGCTCTCCTCTTTTTCCCTCACGGCGGAAAAAGAGGAAGGGAGCTGGCAGCTTCTCTCCACCTACGCGATGACGACCTCGTCGTTTCTCGTGGGCAAATACGCGGGACAGGCGCTGGTGCTGATCGCCATCGTCAGCTTCGGCTACGGCGTCTCCGGCGTGGCTGGACTGTTGCTCGGAAAAAGCTTTGCCTTTTCCACCCTGCTGTTTTTGCTCGTCTTTTCCATCTGTCTCATTCTGCTGTTTTTAGGGATCGCCATGGTGATCGGCGCCTTGTGCCGCAACCGCTGGCAAGCTTTGACGATGGGCGTCAGCATCTGGTTCTTTTACATTTTGGCCTGGCCGACGCTGTTGATTTCCGTACTCAGCTTCGTACCTTATACGTGGATCAAGCCTTTGTTGCAGATTGTGACCTTTTTCAACCCGGCTGAATTTGTGCGGATTTACTCTGTGACCAGGCTGGGCGGCGGCGCGATCTTCGGCCCCGAATACTACAAGTGGATTTACTGGATTGACTCTGCGCTCGGCGACGTTTGCTTCGTCGCTCTCTGTCTGCTCTGGATTGGCGCGACCTTGTGGATTGCTACCCGGGCATGGGAAAGGAGGTAA
- a CDS encoding nitrous oxide reductase accessory protein NosL: protein MMNLKKWVTTLGAIAGISLLIVGCGKEEAQPVEIAEGVDKCDICHMHVPNDHNATEIILKDGKALKFDDIGCLHEWTEQHGTDEVAMQYVRDYYTAEWTKAEQATFAYDKEFKTPMSYGIYSFKDKAEAEKFVAEQKKGVIMDAEGLKNHTWERSMSKHMKKDGHSSEGPSSGGHQSGDMESTPAHGSSTTTTTHH from the coding sequence ATGATGAATTTGAAAAAATGGGTGACCACACTCGGAGCAATCGCAGGCATCAGCCTGCTCATAGTCGGCTGCGGCAAGGAAGAAGCACAGCCTGTCGAGATCGCGGAAGGCGTGGACAAATGCGACATTTGCCACATGCACGTCCCGAACGATCACAACGCAACCGAAATCATTTTGAAAGACGGCAAGGCGCTCAAATTCGACGACATCGGCTGCCTGCACGAATGGACGGAACAGCACGGCACCGATGAAGTCGCGATGCAGTACGTCCGCGACTACTACACAGCGGAGTGGACAAAAGCCGAGCAGGCGACATTCGCCTATGACAAAGAGTTCAAAACGCCGATGAGCTACGGCATCTACTCGTTCAAAGACAAGGCGGAAGCGGAGAAATTCGTCGCGGAGCAAAAGAAAGGCGTCATCATGGACGCGGAAGGCCTGAAAAACCATACGTGGGAGCGCAGCATGAGCAAGCATATGAAAAAGGACGGGCATTCTTCGGAAGGCCCTTCCTCGGGCGGACATCAATCGGGCGACATGGAGAGCACCCCTGCGCACGGCAGCAGCACGACGACAACGACACACCACTAA